A window from Thermosipho africanus Ob7 encodes these proteins:
- the trmFO gene encoding methylenetetrahydrofolate--tRNA-(uracil(54)-C(5))-methyltransferase (FADH(2)-oxidizing) TrmFO — protein sequence MRVNIVGAGLAGVEVAYKLLREGFKVRIFEQKPVKFSPVHKMETFGELVCSNSLKSESLKNAEGILKEEMKLLDSLVLNCAYKTRVPAGKALAVDREKFSQCITKVLESFENIEIVRKEVEKIDLDTNEIWVVATGPTTDGKFAQWLSKLTGGFLNFFDAVAPIISRDSIDFNKCFVGDRYGVGTGDYINCPMTKEEYERFYRELVNAEMIEMKDFDRKLLFERCQPIEEIAKSGEKSLLFGPLRPVGLVNPHTGEIPYAVIQLRKEDEEGNMYNIVGFQTRLKWSEQKRIIRLIPGLENAEILRYGVMHRNTYIDTPRVLDEFLRHKKYKNIFFAGQITGVEGYLESAACGIYVGLNISRILSGKEPVKLPPKTMMGALINYITKADELKPMYANFGLINVKMKKNEKREKLHEICINEMKNFLNMLK from the coding sequence TTGAGAGTTAATATTGTTGGGGCTGGACTTGCTGGTGTTGAAGTTGCATATAAATTATTGAGGGAAGGATTTAAAGTTAGAATTTTTGAGCAAAAACCTGTGAAGTTCTCACCAGTACATAAAATGGAGACTTTTGGGGAACTTGTATGTAGCAATTCTTTAAAGTCCGAAAGTTTAAAAAATGCTGAGGGGATATTGAAAGAAGAGATGAAACTTCTTGATTCACTAGTTTTGAATTGTGCATACAAAACAAGAGTTCCTGCTGGAAAAGCATTAGCTGTTGATAGAGAAAAATTTTCACAATGTATTACAAAAGTCTTAGAAAGTTTTGAAAATATTGAGATAGTAAGAAAAGAAGTTGAAAAAATAGATCTAGATACGAATGAAATTTGGGTAGTTGCAACTGGGCCTACTACAGATGGAAAATTTGCGCAATGGCTTTCTAAGTTAACAGGTGGATTTTTAAACTTTTTTGATGCAGTTGCACCAATAATTTCAAGAGATAGTATTGACTTTAATAAATGTTTTGTAGGCGATAGATATGGTGTTGGAACAGGAGATTATATTAATTGCCCTATGACAAAAGAAGAATATGAAAGATTTTATCGTGAATTAGTTAATGCTGAAATGATTGAAATGAAAGACTTTGATAGAAAGCTTCTTTTTGAAAGATGCCAACCAATTGAAGAGATAGCAAAAAGTGGCGAAAAATCTTTGTTATTTGGACCACTACGCCCGGTTGGATTAGTAAATCCACACACGGGAGAAATTCCTTATGCAGTTATACAATTAAGGAAAGAAGATGAAGAAGGGAATATGTATAATATTGTTGGATTTCAAACGCGTTTGAAATGGTCTGAACAAAAAAGAATAATTAGGCTCATTCCTGGGCTTGAAAATGCAGAGATTTTAAGATACGGTGTTATGCATAGAAATACGTATATTGATACTCCAAGAGTTTTAGACGAATTTTTAAGACATAAGAAATATAAAAATATATTCTTTGCAGGTCAAATCACAGGTGTTGAAGGATATTTAGAATCTGCAGCTTGTGGTATATATGTTGGTTTAAATATATCTAGAATTTTAAGTGGGAAGGAACCTGTAAAATTACCTCCTAAGACCATGATGGGTGCATTAATTAATTATATTACAAAAGCTGATGAATTAAAACCTATGTATGCAAATTTTGGTTTAATAAACGTTAA
- the rsmA gene encoding 16S rRNA (adenine(1518)-N(6)/adenine(1519)-N(6))-dimethyltransferase RsmA encodes MKIADYLRQYKLNLKKSLGQNFLTNMEIAKKIVESADIQTGETVLEIGPGAGTITELLIKKGANVVAVEIDKRLTPILDRFNEFENFKIYYQDFLKFDMKLLGENFKVVSNIPYSITGMIIKKILFSKFSTAVLMVQKEVGDRLLAKPGEDRSFLTVVVQTFTDIEKVLHVSKGNFVPPPQVDSVVLKFTRKENIYEKYNIEEFWTFVSKCFEKKRKTLLNNLKGFVKNLDCFSEFDLKLRPQQLSNDDFLKLFEKYKGCK; translated from the coding sequence GTGAAAATTGCTGATTATTTAAGGCAATATAAATTAAACTTAAAAAAGTCACTGGGGCAGAATTTTCTTACAAATATGGAAATTGCAAAGAAAATAGTAGAAAGTGCAGATATTCAAACTGGTGAGACTGTTCTTGAAATAGGTCCCGGCGCTGGAACGATTACGGAACTTTTGATTAAAAAAGGAGCAAATGTTGTAGCGGTTGAAATTGACAAAAGATTAACTCCCATTTTGGACAGGTTTAATGAGTTTGAAAATTTTAAAATTTATTATCAAGATTTTTTAAAATTTGATATGAAGCTTCTGGGAGAAAATTTCAAGGTTGTTTCAAATATACCATATTCAATAACGGGAATGATAATAAAAAAAATACTTTTTTCCAAGTTTTCAACAGCTGTTTTAATGGTTCAAAAAGAAGTTGGAGATAGATTATTAGCAAAGCCCGGTGAGGATAGAAGTTTTTTAACTGTTGTGGTTCAAACATTTACAGATATTGAGAAAGTATTACATGTTTCAAAAGGGAATTTTGTTCCACCACCTCAAGTTGATAGTGTAGTATTAAAATTTACCCGTAAGGAAAATATTTATGAAAAATATAATATAGAAGAGTTTTGGACTTTTGTATCAAAATGTTTTGAAAAAAAGCGAAAAACTCTTTTGAATAATTTGAAAGGTTTTGTCAAAAATTTGGACTGTTTTTCGGAATTTGATCTAAAATTGCGTCCACAACAGCTTTCAAACGATGATTTCTTAAAACTTTTTGAAAAATATAAAGGATGCAAATAG
- a CDS encoding 2-C-methyl-D-erythritol 2,4-cyclodiphosphate synthase has product MKFTTINEDNYIDCAKFIYEEKKEYFDYLFKKDAFEIIKKAILFNIPPFLMENSLVIESDEGKILGVLLYASKSAFRHRYEKWIKILGLKVLGTGVKLASIIGQILLNFSVDDVYIISLSAQDFYLEYELLYRFVISHDYNRILTDVTEGLIEKYKRMGFVVEKGLDNKIFRMYKKSKLNIASGIGWDTHPIKKDRKLILGGVEIESDIGLDGHSDADVLIHSIVDSFVGVSLKKDIGELFPEKDVPKGISSVFILENVLKSMKENGFFPESVDCVLITDFRLGKYRAEISKNLEKIINCPVSIKFKTGNNVYPETNLKAMTAMCVSNIISI; this is encoded by the coding sequence ATGAAATTTACGACAATTAACGAAGATAATTACATAGATTGCGCTAAATTCATATATGAAGAAAAAAAAGAATACTTTGATTATTTATTTAAAAAAGATGCCTTTGAAATAATTAAAAAGGCAATACTTTTTAATATTCCTCCTTTCTTAATGGAAAATTCACTTGTAATTGAAAGTGATGAAGGAAAAATTTTAGGTGTTCTCCTTTATGCTTCTAAAAGTGCTTTTAGGCACAGATATGAAAAGTGGATTAAAATTTTAGGATTGAAAGTTTTGGGTACAGGTGTTAAATTAGCATCTATAATAGGTCAAATTTTGTTGAATTTTTCAGTAGATGATGTATATATTATTTCTCTTTCTGCACAAGATTTTTACTTGGAATATGAGCTTTTATATAGATTTGTAATATCACATGATTATAACAGAATTTTGACGGATGTTACAGAAGGATTAATTGAAAAGTATAAAAGAATGGGATTTGTTGTGGAGAAGGGGTTGGATAATAAGATATTTAGAATGTATAAAAAATCAAAATTGAATATTGCAAGTGGAATAGGATGGGATACCCATCCTATAAAAAAAGATCGAAAATTAATTTTAGGTGGTGTAGAGATAGAATCAGATATAGGGCTTGATGGTCATTCGGATGCAGATGTTTTGATTCATAGTATTGTAGATTCATTTGTAGGTGTTTCACTGAAAAAAGATATAGGTGAACTTTTTCCAGAAAAAGATGTTCCAAAAGGTATAAGTAGTGTTTTTATTCTTGAAAATGTTCTAAAGAGTATGAAAGAAAATGGTTTTTTTCCAGAAAGCGTTGACTGCGTGTTAATTACCGATTTTAGACTTGGAAAGTATAGGGCTGAAATTTCAAAAAATCTAGAAAAGATTATTAATTGCCCTGTAAGTATAAAGTTTAAGACTGGAAATAATGTATATCCGGAAACTAATCTCAAAGCAATGACTGCAATGTGTGTGAGCAATATTATATCTATTTAG
- a CDS encoding glucose-1-phosphate adenylyltransferase yields MKNVVALILAGGQGTRLGVLTEKIAKPAVQFGGKYRLIDFTLSNCVNSGIYKIGVLTQYKPHLLNQHIGIGKPWDLDRKDGGVTILQPYYTEKKGVWYNGTADAVYRNIEFVDDYNPEYVVILSGDHIYSMDYNELLDYHKAKSALATVACMEVPLSEASRFGIMVTDLENRIIEFQEKPKQPKSTLASLGIYVFQWSFIREVLIEDAKNDQSSHDFGKDIIPKIIQTERVFAFPFDGYWKDVGTIYSYWESNLELTRPIPPFNIHDENWRIYTHSKEMPPAYIADSTKVKNSLISEGCEIYGAVSNSVLAQGVEIGKGSVVKNSVIMSNVRIGENCYIENAIIAENVVIGDFVKIGVGEFAESKLNKKVYNSEITVIGMDSIIESKVEIGKNCVVGIDKIVNKNLNSGEYI; encoded by the coding sequence GTGAAGAATGTTGTTGCGCTTATTTTAGCTGGTGGTCAAGGTACAAGACTTGGAGTATTAACTGAAAAGATAGCAAAACCTGCTGTTCAATTTGGAGGGAAATATAGACTTATTGATTTTACATTAAGTAATTGTGTTAATTCAGGAATTTATAAAATTGGAGTTTTGACACAATATAAGCCACATCTTTTGAATCAGCATATAGGAATAGGTAAACCTTGGGATTTAGATAGAAAAGATGGTGGAGTAACTATTTTGCAACCCTATTATACTGAAAAAAAAGGTGTTTGGTATAATGGTACAGCAGATGCTGTTTATAGAAATATAGAATTTGTAGATGATTATAATCCAGAATATGTTGTTATTTTATCAGGGGATCATATCTATTCAATGGATTATAATGAACTGCTTGATTATCATAAAGCTAAAAGTGCACTTGCAACTGTTGCTTGTATGGAAGTTCCACTATCAGAAGCTAGTAGGTTTGGTATAATGGTTACTGATCTTGAAAATAGAATAATAGAATTTCAAGAAAAGCCTAAACAGCCTAAATCTACACTTGCTTCATTAGGTATTTATGTTTTCCAGTGGAGTTTTATAAGAGAAGTATTAATTGAAGATGCGAAAAATGATCAGAGTTCTCACGATTTTGGTAAAGATATCATTCCAAAGATTATTCAAACAGAAAGAGTTTTTGCATTTCCATTTGATGGTTATTGGAAAGATGTAGGAACAATTTATTCATACTGGGAATCTAACTTAGAACTTACAAGGCCAATACCACCTTTCAATATTCATGATGAAAATTGGCGTATTTATACTCACTCTAAAGAAATGCCTCCTGCTTACATAGCAGATAGTACAAAAGTTAAAAATTCACTTATTAGTGAGGGATGTGAAATTTACGGTGCTGTTTCAAATTCCGTTCTTGCACAAGGTGTGGAAATTGGGAAAGGTTCAGTTGTTAAAAATTCAGTTATAATGAGTAATGTAAGAATTGGTGAAAATTGTTATATTGAAAATGCTATAATTGCTGAAAATGTAGTTATTGGAGATTTTGTAAAGATTGGAGTTGGAGAATTTGCAGAAAGTAAATTAAATAAAAAGGTTTACAATTCAGAAATAACCGTCATTGGTATGGATAGTATTATTGAAAGTAAAGTTGAAATTGGTAAAAACTGTGTAGTTGGAATTGATAAGATTGTGAATAAGAATTTAAATTCAGGTGAATATATATAG
- the fmt gene encoding methionyl-tRNA formyltransferase: MRILFLGTPSFASEHLEFLIKNNFDVVAVISQPDKPKGRGKKVQPTPVKEVAQKYNIPVFQPTKLTSEGLSIIERYKPDLGIVVAYGKLLKPPFLNAIPFYNIHASLLPKYRGAAPIQRALENGESVTGITIFKIGEGMDDGPIALKKEISVGEFETFGSLYEKLLSLGKEALLEFLNNYPPNLYPQEGEPTYAPKISKEDLELDFSADYMTVKNKIRAYDPIPGVRSVLKGKIVKLFQVFYVEADENIKEYGKVLKINNEGGFISAKGGIVGIKYIQFPGKKPITFLDAKNGGLVKEGDKFES, encoded by the coding sequence ATGAGAATACTATTTTTAGGAACCCCTTCTTTTGCAAGTGAACATCTTGAGTTTTTAATAAAAAATAATTTTGATGTTGTAGCAGTTATTTCGCAACCTGATAAACCAAAGGGGAGGGGTAAAAAGGTTCAACCTACTCCAGTAAAAGAGGTTGCACAAAAATATAATATTCCTGTCTTTCAACCAACAAAACTTACAAGTGAGGGACTTTCGATTATTGAAAGATATAAGCCAGATCTAGGAATTGTAGTTGCTTATGGAAAACTTTTAAAACCTCCATTTTTAAATGCAATTCCTTTTTATAATATACATGCTTCGCTTCTTCCAAAATACCGAGGTGCCGCACCAATTCAAAGGGCGTTAGAAAATGGTGAAAGTGTAACAGGAATTACTATTTTTAAAATTGGTGAAGGGATGGATGATGGACCTATTGCTTTGAAGAAAGAAATAAGTGTTGGTGAATTTGAAACATTTGGTAGCTTGTATGAAAAACTTTTAAGTCTTGGAAAAGAGGCATTGTTGGAGTTTTTAAATAATTATCCTCCTAATCTTTATCCACAAGAAGGTGAGCCAACTTATGCGCCAAAAATTTCAAAAGAAGATTTGGAATTAGATTTTTCTGCTGATTATATGACTGTAAAAAATAAAATCAGAGCATATGATCCTATTCCTGGTGTTAGGTCGGTTTTGAAGGGAAAGATAGTAAAACTTTTCCAAGTCTTTTATGTTGAAGCAGATGAAAATATAAAAGAATATGGAAAGGTGCTAAAGATAAATAATGAAGGTGGATTTATTAGTGCAAAGGGTGGAATTGTAGGGATTAAATATATTCAGTTTCCAGGTAAAAAGCCTATAACTTTTCTTGATGCGAAAAATGGAGGGCTTGTAAAAGAGGGTGACAAGTTTGAGAGTTAA
- a CDS encoding DUF4899 domain-containing protein: MDLYFVKVKGRSKATAEEFVGFLFGKANNAPDFDFLMVPLRFSEQLEEIDLNDNILDFKEKYNKLKNELMKESVVEDLTISFNSFLNTIFNKRGKIAVGVEITAAVKENDMELLKVILSGLIEEWSPKPDLEVVADGLTLEEYSAYNVLDMKEDFEDVIVSDLYKRSDLEKLPEFFPVIDPIGGESITKFDVGDVIYVVPVDINKLEEKLRQKYPKNFGEDNKVLPFPARILAKEMVPTKKGYLYLCKIDLGDEIYGKFVVSPSFKLLYDENVLIEKQKNTEKVSEHKVKIVKPANLNVPGGSELFWAFITTMIFSGLLIIILYFLKIL, translated from the coding sequence ATGGACCTATATTTTGTTAAGGTAAAAGGAAGAAGTAAAGCTACTGCGGAAGAATTTGTTGGCTTTCTTTTTGGGAAAGCTAATAATGCGCCGGATTTTGATTTTTTGATGGTACCACTTAGATTTTCTGAGCAACTAGAAGAGATAGACTTAAATGATAATATTTTAGATTTTAAGGAGAAATATAACAAGTTAAAAAATGAACTGATGAAAGAATCAGTCGTTGAGGATTTGACAATTTCTTTTAATTCATTTTTGAATACAATTTTTAATAAAAGAGGGAAAATTGCTGTAGGTGTTGAAATTACGGCTGCAGTAAAGGAAAATGACATGGAACTTTTAAAAGTTATATTATCCGGTTTAATTGAAGAATGGTCTCCAAAACCTGACTTGGAGGTAGTAGCAGATGGTTTAACGCTTGAGGAATATTCGGCTTATAACGTTCTAGATATGAAAGAAGACTTTGAAGATGTAATTGTAAGTGACTTGTATAAAAGATCCGACCTTGAAAAGCTGCCAGAATTTTTCCCTGTTATTGATCCAATAGGTGGAGAATCAATTACTAAATTTGACGTGGGAGATGTTATATATGTAGTTCCTGTGGATATAAATAAATTGGAGGAAAAATTAAGGCAAAAATATCCAAAAAATTTTGGCGAAGACAATAAAGTCTTACCATTTCCTGCAAGAATTTTGGCTAAGGAAATGGTTCCTACAAAAAAAGGATATTTGTATTTATGTAAAATAGACCTTGGCGATGAAATTTATGGAAAATTTGTAGTAAGTCCTTCATTTAAATTGTTATATGATGAAAATGTTTTGATAGAGAAGCAAAAAAATACAGAAAAGGTTTCAGAACATAAAGTAAAAATAGTAAAACCTGCTAATTTAAATGTTCCTGGCGGTTCTGAGCTTTTCTGGGCATTTATAACTACTATGATATTCTCTGGGCTTTTGATTATAATACTTTACTTTCTAAAGATACTATAG